The following are encoded together in the Phaseolus vulgaris cultivar G19833 chromosome 9, P. vulgaris v2.0, whole genome shotgun sequence genome:
- the LOC137820820 gene encoding auxin-responsive protein SAUR50, producing the protein MAIRKAKTSQTKVLKQILKRCSSLGKKNDYDHDDALPLDVPKGHFAVYVGENRSRYIVPISFLTHPQFQSLLRQAEEEFGFDHDMGLTIPCQEVVFRSLTSMLR; encoded by the coding sequence ATGGCCATTAGAAAAGCAAAGACTTCTCAAACCAAAGTCCTGAAGCAAATCCTGAAGAGATGTTCCAGCTTGGGAAAGAAGAACGACTACGACCACGATGATGCTCTTCCTCTGGATGTTCCCAAAGGCCATTTCGCTGTCTACGTTGGAGAAAACAGAAGTAGATACATTGTGCCCATCTCCTTTTTGACTCACCCCCAGTTTCAGTCCCTCCTTCGACAAGCTGAGGAAGAGTTTGGCTTCGATCACGATATGGGACTCACTATTCCCTGCCAAGAAGTTGTTTTCCGCTCTCTAACATCCATGCTACGATGA
- the LOC137821779 gene encoding probable ribosome-binding factor A, chloroplastic yields the protein MLHPALVASCPCLNPYPWRHHFPGAGTVTVRMTPMRIVREKAVVGSRIRCMANPRRVQMVAKQIRRELSDMLLTDKVLQYAILPETSLGADRYLSSLTTITDVQVSGDLQVVKVFVSVFGDERGREVAIAGLKSKAKYVRSELGKRMKLRLTPEIRFLEDDSFEKGSRVIAILDKIKNEKSSGSQNKEQLDSSKNEDDDNWDGEDPEEGVIYVE from the exons ATGCTTCACCCCGCACTGGTTGCATCATGTCCCTGTCTGAATCCTTATCCTTGGCGCCATCACTTCCCCGGCGCAGGCACAGTGACGGTGAGGATGACCCCAATGCGAATTGTGAGAGAGAAGGCGGTGGTTGGTTCCAGAATAAGGTGTATGGCCAATCCCAGAAGAGTCCAAATGGTGGCCAAGCAAATAAGGAGAGAGCTCTCTGATATGCTCCTCACCGACAAAGTGTTGCAGTATGCTATTCTTCCAGAAACTTCCTTAGGAGCCGACCGTTACCTCTCTTCTCTCACCACCATCACTGATGTCCAAGTCTCCGGTGACCTGCAG GTTGTTAAGGTCTTTGTCTCTGTTTTTGGGGATGAAAGAGGGAGAGAAGTAGCCATAGCTGGCTTGAAGTCAAAGGCTAAATATGTTCGCAGTGAATTGGGGAAGCGTATGAAGTTGCGCTTAACTCCCGAGATACGGTTTCTAGAGGATGATTCTTTTGAGAAAGGAAGCAGG GTGATTGCAATATTAGATAAAATAAAGAATGAGAAGAGTTCAGGGAGTCAAAACAAGGAGCAGCTGGACTCATCAAAAAATGAGGATGACGATAATTGGGATGGGGAAGATCCTGAAGAAGGTGTCATTTATGTGGAATAG